One stretch of Lucilia cuprina isolate Lc7/37 chromosome 6, ASM2204524v1, whole genome shotgun sequence DNA includes these proteins:
- the LOC111681662 gene encoding putative mediator of RNA polymerase II transcription subunit 26 isoform X2, which produces MMRPPVQKSALQQNEANRLQHHQQTHKHLQQQKQLQQQPDIIATNFSDLQQTETIARKSKLEQRELLVENHLNSACFAQVHHQPTTRQPPPPPPPITARTITRKSLPTYYNDCYQQQQQHPTPHLANSGGIQNNRRDSSATVKLLDLSTSPPSLNETLFRNQTTTSAEVLQNRISASNNTNNSQQRLSFASQYSSRSSSSDDSSSLSLTTACASSAVTAAASAEVGAIHYNTYNNTFDDAAENFIINFPADTSPLPAQPSLVVAAHSDYCLPLSETEPLLTNIESTVNDKQRSIYLNKNSASLIFTRKDLSTQIAAKTATATTYQQQQKQQQFKSQSKTNNNFNGTLSSLSSKSFSGLTSTAANNSGGPTNVRRQNHSTLRSFSEENYKRKPTKHLPATYHQQHRRSLQLNYNNNLVTTTTCGTHANNNHCCGSNSNSGISNTAVLHKTHHSNQQPLQRQQQQQSLFKQPQQQGHHYQHCSLNSNTCAATNNTATATRKQYAYSWYAPVYSALEEELEQDSRDSSPIHNLANTKKQHINQYHQSHDLNTSLAPTTDNETEALLETRHNINIQTHLPANNLKKESITKQLHPAKLSLQSKGNHQATKGIGHSGGGDVNAVEGFSNYDLEGPHAGSLGLAGGPQPRRIRFGNFLKSLVGLRPSVSNRNVNGVVGANTSKSTANEPYEDGAGNPPLAIPSSPEITITRTPSEQNMVVMRDPSGYREYNAYSSREKLANFHRERVVKSGSTSSLNVMQQKLWNIMRREGSAMSLHQEKSQSIVHYTGLRKCETVLALTRQTTSPCSPTMGAGAGVTGSNSRNHLSESHAARLSYTGSGIFSANGVEQIRPLNRLRNSISSMNNTCSRCSSLLSLAASSSRYSLNNTTNPMAHTSQQHLRQSSNISSSNISNTFSRSRDGSVEAGLHFAVKRNSRTSALSSQRNSTSGANSTTSSRTPSITSPTTTTATTASTIKLTTPPTDNSLSVPLLSPPPNSSSITSTAMAPVLRESVSFPAESASLLKVANKKETSTIKINDEGDVRNVDYDMIDGVYRNNTNNTSGGSIINKPCSSSTSSSNSTLLPIAQVNVTLSTNPKTSASTTFTETAAVASTTTESIMATIMQRCNTPNDSLNPTTTPTATQAPPARPFEMFTCKLCLIDVENASNSTILHQCGCQFCTEVNIHTLFFHFNYLCKLLNFILLFLRTIFYYYYL; this is translated from the exons atgatgAGACCACCAGTGCAAAAAAGTGCATTGCAGCAAAATGAAGCAAATCGTTTGCAACATCATCAACAGACACATAAGCAtttacagcaacaaaaacaattgcaaCAGCAACCGGATATTATAGCAACAAACTTTAGTGATTTACAACAAACCGAAACAATAGCTCGAAAATCAAAATTAGAACAACGCGAATTACTTGTTGAGAATCATTTAAATAGCGCCTGTTTTGCTCAAGTGCATCATCAGCCTACAACCAGGCAACCGCCGCCACCACCACCGCCTATAACAGCAAGAACAATAACACGCAAATCATTGCCAACTTATTACAACGATTGTtatcagcagcaacagcaacatccTACTCCCCATTTAGCTAACAGTGGTGGCATTCAAAACAATAGAAGAGATTCTTCAGCGACTGTAAAATTACTTGATCTCAGTACATCGCCACCATCACTAAACGAAACGTTGTTTCGAAATCAAACAACAACTTCAGCTGAAGTATTACAGAATCGCATTTCCGCCAGCAACAATACAAACAATAGTCAGCAACGTCTCTCATTTGCCAGCCAGTATTCATCACGTTCATCGTCCAGTGACGACAGTAGTAGTCTCAGCTTAACAACTGCCTGTGCTAGTTCAGCAGTAACAGCAGCTGCGTCGGCAGAAGTAGGTGCTATCCATTataatacatacaacaatactTTCGATGATGCTGcagaaaatttcattataaattttccgGCCGATACTTCACCTTTGCCAGCTCAACCGTCACTTGTTGTTGCGGCACACTCTGACTATTGTCTGCCATTGTCCGAAACAGAACCGCTGTTGACGAATATTGAGTCCACTGTGAATGATAAACAACGTTCGATTTATCTAAATAAGAATAGTGCTTCCTTGATTTTTACACGCAAGGACTTATCAACACAAATAGCAGCAAAGACTGCAACAGCTACTACatatcagcaacaacaaaagcaacagcAATTTAAATCAcaatcaaaaacaaataataattttaatggaaCGCTTTCTTCGCTCAGTTCCAAATCGTTTTCAGGTTTAACTTCTACAGCTGCAAACAATAGCGGTGGCCCAACCAATGTAAGACGTCAAAATCATTCCACGTTACGTTCATTTTCCGAAGAGAATTACAAGCGTAAACCCACAAAGCATTTACCAGCAACATATCATCAGCAACATCGTCGTAGCTTACAacttaattacaataataatctTGTGACTACAACAACTTGTGGCACACACGCCAATAACAATCACTGTTGTGGTAGCAACAGTAACAGCGGTATATCAAATACAGCTGTTTTGCATAAAACTCATCATAGCAACCAGCAGCCGTTGcaacgacaacagcaacaacagtcCTTATTTAAGCAGCCACAACAGCAGGGTCATCACTATCAGCATTGTAGTTTAAACTCAAATACTTGTGCGGCAACAAACAACACGGCAACTGCAACACGCAAACAATACGCGTACTCTTGGTACGCTCCCGTCTATAGTGCGCTTGAGGAGGAACTAGAACAAGATTCTAGG GATTCCTCGCCAATTCACAATCTGGCCAATACAAAGAAACAACACATCAACCAATACCATCAATCTCACGATCTTAATACATCACTAGCACCCACAACTGATAACGAGACAGAAGCACTTCTAGAAACCCGccataatataaatatacaaactcATCTGCCGGCCAACAATCTTAAGAAAGAATCGATAACTAAACAACTTCATCCCGCAAAGTTATCTCTGCAAAGTAAGGGAAACCATCAAGCGACCAAAGGAATTGGCCACAGTGGTGGGGGAGACGTTAACGCGGTCGAAGGATTTTCAAATTATGACTTGGAGGGCCCTCATGCAGGCTCGTTGGGGCTTGCTGGGGGCCCACAACCCAGGCGTATACGTTTTGGCAATTTTCTTAAATCTTTGGTCGGTCTGCGGCCATCAGTATCAAATCGTAATGTTAATGGTGTGGTTGGAGCAAACACTTCAAAATCTACGGCAAATGAACCATATGAAGATGGCGCTGGCAACCCACCATTGGCAATACCATCATCTCCGGAAATTACCATTACGCGTACGCCTTCCGAACAAAATATGGTCGTTATGCGAGATCCTTCGGGTTACCGCGAGTACAATGCCTACAGTAGTAGGGAAAAGTTAGCAAATTTCCATCGTGAAAGAGTTGTCAAATCCGGTAGTACGTCATCCCTAAATGTTATGCAACAGAAATTGTGGAATATAATGCGAAGGGAGGGAAGTGCTATGAGTCTGCATCAAGAGAAATCACAGTCTATTGTCCATTATACGGGCCTTAGGAAATGTGAAACGGTTTTAGCCCTAACACGACAAACAACATCTCCTTGTTCACCCACAATGGGTGCGGGTGCTGGAGTTACGGGCAGTAATTCCAGAAATCATTTAAGCGAAAGTCATGCCGCACGTCTGTCGTATACGGGTAGTGGTATATTTAGTGCTAATGGTGTGGAGCAAATACGTCCATTAAATCGACTGAGGAATAGCATTTCCAGTATGAACAACACTTGCTCAAGATGTTCCAGCCTCCTATCGTTGGCTGCCTCCAGTTCAAGGTATTCATTGAATAATACAACAAATCCTATGGCTCATACTTCCCAACAGCACCTACGCCAATCTAGTAACATAAGCAGTAGTAATATTAGTAATACATTTAGTCGCAGTCGCGATGGATCTGTCGAGGCCGGTCTCCATTTCGCCGTTAAGCGTAATAGTCGAACATCAGCCTTGAGTTCACAACGAAATTCCACCTCCGGTGCCAATAGCACAACCAGCAGTCGAACACCATCAATAACCTCACCCACAACAACCACCGCAACTACCGCTTCCACAATAAAGCTTACAACACCACCCACCGATAATTCTTTGTCTGTACCTCTTCTCTCGCCGCCACCCAACTCCTCGTCTATAACATCAACTGCAATGGCACCAGTCCTTAGAGAGAGTGTAAGTTTTCCCGCTGAATCAGCGTCTCTGTTAAAAGTTGCCAACAAAAAAGAAACGTCAACCATCAAAATCAATGATGAGGGTGATGTTAGAAATGTGGACTACGATATGATTGATGGTGTCTATAGAAATAACACTAACAACACCAGTGGTGGCAGCATTATCAATAAACCCTGCTCTTCATCTACATCCTCTTCCAACTCCACACTTTTACCGATTGCACAAGTGAACGTGACTTTATCGACAAATCCAAAAACATCAGCTTCAACTACCTTTACAGAAACAGCTGCAGTTGCATCCACAACAACTGAATCTATAATGGCAACAATAATGCAACGTTGCAACACTCCAAATGACTCCCTCAACCCCACTACTACACCAACAGCAACACAAGCACCACCAGCACGTCCATTCGAAATGTTCACGTGCAAGTTGTGTCTTATCGATGTCGAGAATGCCAGCAATTCAACTATATTACACCAGTGTGGCTGTCAGTTTTGTACCGAG